The DNA segment ATTTATATGGTGTTGAGGATGAGAACCTCTATGAGACGATTCCCTCGGAACAACAGGTACGTCTCTCACTGAATATCAGCACACCTGTGCAATctcgcacatgcacacacacacacatgcaactgTGTCAGTAATGAATTGTTTGCCTGTGTAAGCAGGAGGAGTGGCCTGCAGGTTCAGAGGGACAGGGCGTGAGTGTGCGTGTGCTGTACGATTACCAGGCGGGTGAGTAAATCTCTTAATCGCTGTAAATCATTGTTAAAACATCCTTAAATCTGGTTTCTGTTTTCAGAGGATGAGTCAGAAATCAGCATTAACCCTGGTGATATCATCACGGAAGTGGAGATGCTGGACCAGGACTGGTGGCGAGGCTGCGGTGCAGACGGGTGCTACGGCATGTTTCCTGCTAATTACGTAGAGCTTATTTAAACCTGCGGATCCTCAGGAAGTGCAGAGAGCTTTCTCCTAAACAAATTTTACTggtttatgttaatagagcatcTTCTGTCCCACTGTGATACTTGTTTTAATGTTTGTatcaatacatttaataaatggttaaaaaaatcagggagtaaaaaatagtaattacaAATGAGGGATTGGGATTAATgataaaccattaaaaataaggAATTAAAGATGAGGGATTGGGATTAAAATGAGGGATTAAATATGAGGGATTGGGATTAAagataaaggaataaaaaaaagggATTAAGATAAAGAATTGGGATTAAAGATAAGAGACTGAAAATAAGGGTTTAAAGATAAAGGATTGGGATGAAAGATTAGGGATTAAATTTGAGGGATTGGGATTTAGGATAATGGaataaaaattatgaattaaatTGAGGCATTGGGATTAAGAGATTAAAATGAGAAATTGGGATCCAAGATAAGGGATATAAAATGAGGGATTAAAGTTGTGGTATTGGGATTAAAGATGAGAGATTACggattaaaaaaattgaaattgGCATTAAAGATTATGGATTAAAAATGAAAGATTAAAAGTTTTTATTCTGTTCCACATGAAATTACCATTCTGAAGACAGAATCAAGGActgattttttcctttaccaaatttaaagattttgcgaaatgtttttttttaatgatcattttatgtttattcatgtcatagcgtctttttttatgtaattgttcaatgtaaagaatgggtacctttttgttgtgtagtaaaaacttgaaaataatgccttttgtttacaaaaaaaaaatctcagggagagtagaatttacgtataaataaaactacatatgttaagatgtagggcgaaattgagcttcccctccttgaaagaccagcatccgccactgctaTAAATATATCATATCTATAGCTCAACTATATAACTAACAATAACTATAGCTCTTTATaactataaatacatttataactaTGAAAACAACTATATAACAATTTACAACTAGATGTTTAtaattatataacttatatagTTATAAACGTATAGTTATAAATTGTTATATAGTTGTTTTCATAGTTATACATGTATTTATAGATAGTTATAAACGTATAGTTATAAATTGTTATATAGTTGTTTTCAtagttataaatgtatttatagtcataaatagttatagaaaaaaaatctatatagtacTATATAGTAACtatatagttataaatatattaataaatagaaTTATAGTTACAGATAATAATTCATATAGTTAATGGTCTGATAATTCCAGCAGGGGGCGGCAGGCTATAAACCAGAGCGTTCTCTTCCTTCTTAGATATTATGGGATGTTACACAACTGCAGGTTTTACTTTACCTCTGCCCTCAAAGCTGATCAGCCTGACCTTCTGCAGATTATCAATAAACTCTGGAACATGtttataattcattttaataaagATTATCAATAAACTACGAGACACGTTcataatcagtgttgggaaggttacttttaaaatgtaatcccttacagattactgattacctcactcaaaatgtaatttgtaacgtaatcagttacattacttcaagtgagtaacgtaatgtgattactttggattacttacaatattgtcgtttttttaagcctgaatgaatgtagcaaccacatattgcatattatccttttatttttctttccagttctataaattgatgaaaaaaatcattaaaaaccattaaaaaccaaacaatgcaacaacaactgtaagctattaatttgcaggtttgccactttctgcaggtggattatctaggggtgaaaatcacaagattcattatgatatgatatgattattttattcagcgatacgataatgtacgatacctcaaattatgtcacgatacgatacgattcggttcaatacgatttttacaatctgttccttttctaagaactcccaaatgcaaacaaaatataatttgaatgttttattattaaatgtcaattgcagtgtaatcataaaaagtaaacaatcattcacttcaacactttaattttcattctttaggttccatttgagaacatcaaatgcagaagaaaatgttaaaaaaaataaataaaaaaagcgcctgttataatTAGAGttaacaatgtgtgtatggatgttggtgatgtatagtcaatcattctctacatttcctgattcagtagggtcttgacaaacaaattacaaaattggtAATTTATAGCACAATGCATTAAAAATTtgcactgcattatattaggtgtccaccaggcgtctccaaagtgttcaaaacctacACAAAGATACACAAGTAAATTTGTCACTATACAAcaacagtttgtaatatttttgtttgtttgtgataaaataaattaatgtctatgtcagagtaatattaatatttttttgatgaaatgacacacaaaatcacacgtatgcgcgcACCTTTGTTTACCAGAGGCATTTTGGTGACAGCTGTTAGGCATGCcccacccccagccattaggagaccaatcagggcaaattacgtaccagtgttttcgtctaagggtggactattggttgaaataggtgtcaatcacttttgtgaccttggagaaaggctatgaccggatttgattggattggattgatccagcgctcacgttattggttcaaaagacgatcactcaagaaaaatagtggtttgtggaccaataaaaaccacagaatcgacaagaggacatccttagctttatattcacgtacaactttacgtgaaaacattacatgtgtggtcgctaggagtttgagaatatgacgttgcggttgcgctgaaactaaatgcatgtttgtgaggagaagtgagctggagaataaaggactttatggatgttttatctgcggttcagtgctgtattgtggatgctgtgatagtaagtgattTTTCTATAATCTTATATGATGTTATTtcacatattaataatattttataaggctattttgttggggaggcgtgtttcacatgtaaacaatgtaaaaatacaggctgttttcagttggagatttctggcgactggtttcatgtagatgtaAATTTGcgtgcaggtagttaaagtaatactaaagaatatgagttggttagttggtcggtgtgtttagaatattttacgcctttaagcattctactttacatagtcagaatgggcccgccgacgggcccgctagggggcgcttctgcagtgaaaacattctgatcgaaggttgtgaatcatagaatattctgatgtcgtgatttatgtgaatgtgattgcgttttgtcagtgttggattggaagaccaaaaatagggaagtaccgcaatgtaatccatttattttagcagagtaactgtaatctgattaccacttactgaagcagtaactgtaacggattacagttactcataatttgtaatctgattacgtaacgccgttacatgtaatccgttacttcccaacactgttcatAATTCACTTTAATAAAGCTTATCAATAAACTCTGGAACACGTTCATAATTCACTTTAATAAAGAAATAACTCAAATTAAATAACAGGATTTACAGCGTTTATAAGAATCAAACATCAGCATCAGATCCGGAATCTGGATCATCAAGTTAGAGAGGAACCACCTTTCTCTATCTCCTCTTCATCCCTCCCCCTTCACCCCCTCCTCCTCATCCCTCACTCCACCTCTACTCCGTATCCTTCCTTCCCTTTTCTCCTCCTTGTCTTCATCCCTCACCCCCCCTCCTTCTACTCTTCATCCCTCACTCCTCCCCCTCTTCATCTCTCACTCCCCCTCTACTCCTTGTGCCTCCTTTTCTTCATCCCTCATTCCCCCCTTCTCTTCTTCCTtactcccccctcctcctcatcCCTCATTTGCCCCTCCTCTTCATCCCTCACTCCACCCTCCTCTTCATTCCTCATTTGCCCCTCCCTCTCTTCATccctcattccccttcttcctCCTCCTTATCCCTCACTTCCCCCTTCTCCTGTTCATCTGTCACTCCCCCCTCCTTCAACTCTTCTTCCATCACTCCCCCCTCTTATGACTCTTcatccctcactccctccctcctcctccgCTGTGTCCGTTGGATCGTCCCGGTCGGGGTAGTTGAGGATGCGCCGGTTGGCCTGGATGAGAAACTGCTGCTGCTTAAAATAAACCTTCAGTATCCCTTTAATCACCACGAACGCTATCCcgccctgcaacacacacacacattataaacaaacacacacacattaatgacCCAGGCTAAGGCACACTTCCTCATGCTCACCAGTACAGTCCGCTGCAGGTTGGACGGTACCCTCCGGAACAGCAGACGACCCACCAGCCCGGCGACAGAGGGGAAGACCAGCGCACCACACAGTGTCCGCGACACTGAGATATGATCCCCCCCATAACCCCCAGCAACCGGCACTCGGGGAAGGGGCCTCCCAAtacctgctctcacacacacacacacacacacattatatatacacccattatacacacacattacacacactcacacacgcactgTGTTGGTTATGCAGGGTAAGTACCAGGTACGATGGCGCTGAGCAGCTGTAGTTTGGCGGAGTGACGTTGCCAGAGTCGCACAGCATAATCCTCCCACCGGATCATCTTCCCCAGAACCAGCATCACCGGTATTGTGGGTAAACCCATCAGCAAGAATAGTGGATCCGCCCGCTCCATAACATCCAGCCCCTTCTTATGACCCACCACCttcatacacattacacacacacacatattacacatacattacacacaaacagacaTATTACATACACGTGTGTTGGGTGAGATTAGAACAGTGTAAGCGTGTTGTGGTTTACACTGTAGATTTGTACTGTTAAACAGAACCGGACCTGCATGACTGTGACGGCTCCATAGGTGACAGCTGACCAGTAAACCGTTCCCACCACCACACCGGCAGCTGCAAATGGACTGACCCGGGACAGAGCTCGGTCCAGCTGCTGCAGGAAATATACTAAAGGTcctgaaatacagaaatataacgggctgttagccaatcaggtgCTTCCGTAATTACACATAGTTACTGTCATAAATTAACATGAGCTTGCTTCGCTTAGACCAGGCTGAAGCAGAACTGCACGGTTCTGTAATTCGATTCTGCAGTGTTTAGCTTCACACTCTCATTTTCAAGGGACTAGGGATATGGGGTAAAAGGTCACGGCTGACTGAAAAGTTTATGACGTACAGTTGATAATAAAAACTACAGTTATGTGGTGGACTctggtataatgtgtgtgtgtgtgtgtatggtggggGATGAGGGGGTTATGGGTTTTATGTGGTAAAGTCACTGTAACACACAGCAGAGTCTTAGCCACTATTTTTGCTGTGTGAATGTAACTGAgatttataacatgtttataaacACCCTGACAAATAATGATTCATTCTGAAATCAGTGATTCAGGGTTAGTTATGTCGGTGCACCATTATTAAAAGGGAGCATTGTGATTCTGACCCATTTTGGGGAAGACAATACGGTATTCTGTGCCACACTGTGGGCAGCTGACGGTTCCGCCGCTGTTGCCCTTCTGCTTTTCATCCAGCCAGCGCTGCAGACAGGCCTGGTGGATCCACTTGGTGCAGCCTTTACACCGACATGGACTGACCCACTCAGCCACCCGGTCCTCCCTCTCTGTTGCAAAACACACCCAGCAGTGCCtgaaaacacacaacacaaacacactgaccaCAGAGTACACAGCTCCTGCACATAAAACCATAGAAATACCATTCATATTTGATCACCTTTCAGGAGGTTCATCTGCAGAAGCCATGATCAATCACGTCTGACCATCAAACTGATTGATCATCAGTCTGTCTGCCACAGCAGCTGATTTACATAgagataataaaaaacaattattgcaactaatatattactaaaatatgaaatattacaaATTAAAACTGCTGTTAATCATCATTCCTCTCTTATCGGAATAACCCTGCCACCAGATTCAGGTTAGCTCAACTAAACATGAACTTAAACTTCTAGCCGGCGCTGAACTCTGcggtccaccttaaacagtgcagcGATCCAGTCAGACTACACAGACACAGCTATTAAACTGCTgcgctttttaaggtggaactgagaATTAACTACAAAAAAGACTGGAGTCCAGTTTAACATTAATCCGATCCACTTCCCAGTTCTAAACACATTAAACCCGACTAATAAACAATTATACAGCATATAAACCAGCTTAAATTCGCGTTCTTACCTTTAAAAAgcagatttaagatttaagagtttaTAACCTGTCAAGTGTTTACTAAGCCACTTTTGGCAACTTCCGCTTTAACCACCTCACAGAGGAAATTTCTATCGAGCACAAAATAAGAGTCCTCAGCCAACAAACACATAAATATTAGaatttaaacatattaatacaAAAGGGTGTGCTGACAGATATATGAGCTTAGTAGTCTGTACACAACtagtaattaaaaataattgtaatatttagatTTATTGTGGATAATGGAAATGTATAgctgttttgtaaaataaataaatatagctaTACAGTAATTGTGAATGATTACAGTCATCGATATTGTAGGCGATTTAATTCCTACTTCTCACAGTTTATAAacttttgatttatttttgatAGCCCATATAGCCAGCTAACTTTCAGCTCACATACATTTTTACCCTGTAAACATCTTATAAAccctttagttttttatttaacctttagtttagttttacctattagttatattatttattctTATAAACATAACAATCGTATCTACAGATATATACTCTCACAGATAAATTtaatcatttgtttttatttattctgagaaaaataaaccacaccatAGACCTTTgcaagccccgccccctgcccGCTGTGCGGGAATGCGGTTGGCTGCTGCAGCTGTCAGTCAGCGCGGGTTAGGTTGAGCAGTGTGCGGTAGGTTGGCGGAGCGGCTGTGTGCGCGAGCTGCAGTATTTATATGATTATCAATTTTTATTTCTCGCGGATTTCTCTCTTTAACAGTTGCGCGAGGAGCCGCAGAGCCGCCCGTTCAGCATGGAATCCTATGATATAATCGCTAATCAGCCGGTGGTGATCGATAATGTGAGTATGATGTCACCCACCGGTCCACACCCTGCGCTCGCGCTAGCCCTTCGGCTCCTGCGGACAATACAGCGCtcagttagcttagcatagatcCGCTCACTGTACACAGACACCGGGCCGGTTCTGGTTTTAATTCTGGTTTTGGTTCTGATTGTATACAGTTTGTATGTTTAGCGTGTGAGGAGATGAATTCTTtggtccaccttaaaagctgcagaAGTTCCAGTCTGGAGTCTGAGGAGTCGCTGCTGAAGCGGCTGcggtttaaggtggaccggataTAATCCTAACGTGCGGATTACTGATACACTGTAATAGTAACTGTAATGATAACCGATGTtgctaaaacacaaatatttactCACAGTTACTTTTTATAAATCAGTTATTTTTGCCGAGAGCAGCTCCGCGGGGGCCGGGCCTCCTCCCGGCGGGCTGTTATTGTTTCTGTAATGGCTGCTCTGCTCTGGACCCACCTAATAAATTAAGTCAAGTAGTTTAATTGTCAGTATTGCATATGAAcgggacatacagaggattgaaattacgttactctcctccCAAAGGTACAGCTAAATAAGATTGTAATTAATAAAAgtatgagagacactaaatgtagcTACAACACAGCAGGGTCACAGATGTAGACATCAGAAATAGACAGACATaggtgagacaagagacacaaaacTATAGTGCAATATAGCTAAGAGTGAGAGTGTACCAGTTAGGTATGATGGAGGGATTGAAGAGGGAAGGCAGTaccagtattaaaaaaaacatgtataaacattagtgcaagtataaagaaataaatgcttggTAAAGTGAACCTCAGTTGTAGGGGGAGTTGGAGTGGGTAAGATGGtgcaagtataagcagtagtgcaggtatggggtgtgttccagttccagtactgtgttgattccagtactaagtttGAGTACTGTATTGATTCCAATACTAAGTTTCACTACTGTGTTGATTAGAgggggggagtggggagggggagCAGAGAGATGTTTtgcatcctcacagcctggtgGATGGAGCTATCCCTCAGGCCCACCTACATGAATccgtatatttttaaaaacagaggttTTCCAGGCTTTCCAAAAACGCCTTCCACGGTGAAGATTTTAAAAAACTTATCCTTCTGAAAATGCTGACCTCACACAGCAACTCTGCGCATGTCTtctttttgtttacattagcttagccTGTTCAGAATGAGCCTGAAACCTGGACAGTGCatggattggttctgttctctcagTGATTTGCAGATTAATAATATGTTCACAGCTTCATTTAATGTTACTCTCACATACCTAACACAGCGGAGGCACCAACATGTGCACCTGGTGGGACAATTTTTAAAATGAAGAAGTAGCTGCTGAGGAGTGGCAAGAAAACTTCAGAATGTCAAGAGCATCCCATGTCCATTTCAGCGCTTTTAGGGGGTATAATGTTTCTGTGTGGATGGGGATATATTTTTGAAAACGCTGATAATTTGGTCAAAACCCCCTGTTTAAAAACATCCTAGTTTGTGTGGACAGGGCCCCAGTCTGCttataaaatagaattaaaataaaataaaaagcattactTTGACAATAATATATGGCCATTTTGTTTCCTGTCCAAACCCACCAGTCATCATACACCAGTCTACTGAGATTCTATCATAAGGAATATTTTTTGACCCTTCTTTGGATATATATTCCTCTACCagcttaataatattttatattaaataaatgttttacagaCCCAGTCTTCTCAGAACTGTGTGTCAGGCATCAGGCAATATTTTTATAACCACTAGGAGTAATAGCTCACTATGAGGAGCTTTTAGAGCTCCAGACGTTCCATTCTCCAGACCTTGGAAAATGATCTTGAACCCAGTGTTCCACACCCAACACTTTGATTAACTTTTTTCTAAACTGTTTAATTATACAGAGAATGACGAAAATAAGTGAGTTTTCCTTTTGTAGGAATTAATGAAATTTGGAAATTGGAAATTGGGgtgttttttatcttttgtaCGTAAAGCTTTGCTAATTTTGCCCTGAAGATGTGTCTTATGACTAGATAAAAACAAGAGGAGCTCAGAGAGGAGTTTACTGTTGAACTGAATCAATCGGGCTGTTGTGATTCTCCTTCACGTGCTGTTCTTTTCCCGCAGGGATCTGGAGCCATCAAAGCCGGATTTGCCGGAGACCAGATTCCCAAATACTGCTTCCCAAATTAGTAAGTTCTGCTCTTATCATTCCAGCACATCACATAACAGATCTCTATCACATAACAGCTCTCCATCACATCTCATAAAAGATCTCAATTACATCACATCACAGCTCTCCATCACATCTTACACCTTCCACAGATGTTAATCACATCACATAACGGATCTCAATCACATCACATAAAAACTCTCAATCATATTACAGCATAGCTAAACTATGCCACCTTCAGTCTGAAACAGTGTTGATCTGCTGTATTTCTGAATGTGCTGTGTTCTGATCTTAGTGTGGGACGACCTAAACATGTGCGTGTGATGGCTGGAGCTCTGGAGGGGGACCTCTTCATCGGTCCGAAAGCTGAGGTACCGCAGTCTGTATTCACCTTTCTGAACCCGTGGTTCTGAACTCAACTGTCTGAACCCGTAGTTCTGAACTCACCTGTCCAAACCCGTGGTTCTGTACTCACCTGCAGAGCTTGgttctttttaaaaatacataaaaactaaaataaacttttaaacgttgtgtttttgtgtgtgtatgtatgttttgcAGGAGCACAGGGGGCTGCTGTCTGTGCGCTATCCAATGGAACACGGCATCGTTAAGGACTGGAATGATATGGAGCGGATCTGGCAGTACGTTTACTCCAAAGAGCAGCTCCAGACCTTCtctgaggaggtgtgtgtgtgtgtgtgtttgtgtgtgtgtgtggttattctGACACTGATGTTTGTGTCTCTGTTCATGCTGGTTGCAGGTACGTGGATTTAGTTTAGAAATGTTGTGTTGTCCAATGGCAGGGTTCTACTTTATGCTAATGAGTCTGACAGGTGTGTTGCGTGTGCTGCTCGTTGGAGGACGAGTGATTGGTAGTGAATGTAGATCCTACAGAGCTCAGTTACATTCTCAACATTATAAActtcagataataataataatcagagtTTTAGGTGATTCCTGTTTTGATAGTTGTGTAGAAGAGCAGGGTGGGCTGTGAGGGTCTAGTGCAAATGTTCTAATCAGTGCTTGTTCTGCAGCACCCGGTTCTCCTGACTGAAGCTCCACTGAACCCCAGCAAGAACCGGGAGCGAGCTGCCGAGGTCTTCTTCGAAACCTTCAATGTTCCAGCGCTCTTCATCTCCATGCAGGCCGTCCTCAGCCtgtgagcaaacacacacacgcacacacacacacttcccacaCTGTCCCCTACTGTCCCCCCTGAACTCCCACTCCCCACCACTGTCTCGACTATGCTCCCATTCACCACCACTGATGTCTGTTGTCTTGTCTGAGGTTTGCAGGTATGCCACTGGTCGGACCACTGGTGTGGTTCTAGATGCCGGAGACGGAGTGACCCACGCTGTTCCCATATATGAGGGCTTCGCCATTCCTCACTCCATCATGCGGGTGGACATTGCCGGCCGGGACGTGTCCCGATACCTTCGGCTGCTCCTGCGGAAAGAGGGATACGACTTCCACACCTCCGCTGAGTTTGAGGTTGTGAGGACCATGAAGGAGGTACGGCATCCAgaaacagagaacacacacattcacacttatgctgcacacacacatgctatgcacgcacacacatactCGCATACTACACTCAATCATACTAcatacacatactacacacactctctcacacactcacacagaaccgTACTCTTACTGTAAAGTCTGAATTATTAGAGTTGTGTGAGGTTTTAAGTGTCTGAATGACATTAAAAAGATACGCTGTTAGGTGATaccttgtttttttgtgtttcagaGAGCTTGCTATCTGTCGCTAAACCCTCAAAAGGATGAGACTCTGGAGACGGAGAAGGCGCAGTACACGCTGCCGGACGGGAGCACAGTAGATGTAAAGTTTGATTATTTTAGTTCAGAATTGGGAAATTATCCATGATTTGTTCATATATAATCAGCCCTTCTTTAAGGTCATTTCCACACCTTtagttggtttctttggtctGGATCAGATAAATGTGTATGCtttatgtgtgtattgtgtgtgtgtgtgtgtgtatgtttatataatttgtgtatgtgtttttataattgtgagtgtgtttatataaattGTGGTTGTGTGCGTGTGGTTGCAGATCGGGCCAGCAAGGTTCCGGGCTCCAGAACTGCTGTTCCGGCCAGATCTGGTGGGAGATGAGAGCGAGGGAATCCACGAGGTTCTGGCTTTCGCTATTCAGAAATCCGACATGGATCTCCGGCGCACCCTGTTCTCCAACATCGTCCTCTCAGGAGGATCCACACTATTTaaaggtacacacacactatatatatatatatatatatatatatatatatatatatatatatatatatatatatatatatatgattgtggtgatgataatgatgataatggtaATGATTATGGTAAtaatggtgtgtgatggtggtgTTGGGTAGGGTTTGGAGATCGGTTGCTGAGTGAAGTGAAGAAGCTCGCCCCCAAAGACGTTAAAATAAAGGTGAGTTGTAGTAAatctttaatgatttttttttattgttctgtttcttatttttttcttaatctgTGTATTTTGTTTTAGATATCTGCACCGCAAGAGAGACTGTACTCCACGTGGATCGGGTAAGAATTATAATCTTAACTGGTCAGCTGATCCGTTGTGGATAACAAACCACATACAGCCATTAATAACATGTTAACACATTTATAACAcaataattacacattaataatggGGATAAAACCATCAGCGcattattttattgtactgtTTGTTCAGTAATGCCTAAAATGAATGTTAATGTA comes from the Astyanax mexicanus isolate ESR-SI-001 chromosome 20, AstMex3_surface, whole genome shotgun sequence genome and includes:
- the marchf5l gene encoding E3 ubiquitin-protein ligase MARCHF5 — protein: MASADEPPERHCWVCFATEREDRVAEWVSPCRCKGCTKWIHQACLQRWLDEKQKGNSGGTVSCPQCGTEYRIVFPKMGPLVYFLQQLDRALSRVSPFAAAGVVVGTVYWSAVTYGAVTVMQVVGHKKGLDVMERADPLFLLMGLPTIPVMLVLGKMIRWEDYAVRLWQRHSAKLQLLSAIVPGIGRPLPRVPVAGGYGGDHISVSRTLCGALVFPSVAGLVGRLLFRRVPSNLQRTVLGGIAFVVIKGILKVYFKQQQFLIQANRRILNYPDRDDPTDTAEEEGGSEG
- the actr1b gene encoding actin related protein 1B, producing MESYDIIANQPVVIDNGSGAIKAGFAGDQIPKYCFPNYVGRPKHVRVMAGALEGDLFIGPKAEEHRGLLSVRYPMEHGIVKDWNDMERIWQYVYSKEQLQTFSEEHPVLLTEAPLNPSKNRERAAEVFFETFNVPALFISMQAVLSLYATGRTTGVVLDAGDGVTHAVPIYEGFAIPHSIMRVDIAGRDVSRYLRLLLRKEGYDFHTSAEFEVVRTMKERACYLSLNPQKDETLETEKAQYTLPDGSTVDIGPARFRAPELLFRPDLVGDESEGIHEVLAFAIQKSDMDLRRTLFSNIVLSGGSTLFKGFGDRLLSEVKKLAPKDVKIKISAPQERLYSTWIGGSILASLDTFKKMWVSKKEYEEDRARAIHRKTF